The proteins below are encoded in one region of Hordeum vulgare subsp. vulgare chromosome 3H, MorexV3_pseudomolecules_assembly, whole genome shotgun sequence:
- the LOC123439925 gene encoding uncharacterized protein LOC123439925, with translation MAAISAAISGCCSSSCLPQSQRGLPSSARRRHFKVTAMAPKNKVNKYDDGWSKQWFGAGIFAEGSEEASVDVFKKLEKRKVLSTVEKAGLLSKAEELGVTLSSLEKLGLLSKAEDLGLLSLVESAATVSPAVLASLSLPLLVASIATVVFVPDDSTLLVTVQTVVATLFAAVSAGLFVGSVVLDGLQDD, from the exons ATGGCTGCAATATCAGCAGCAATCTCCGGCTGCTGCTCTTCGTCCTGTCTGCCCCAGTCCCAGCGGGGCCTCCCGTCCTCCGCAAGGAGAAGGCACTTCAAGGTCACGGCCATGGCTCCCAAGAACAAG GTGAACAAGTACGACGATGGGTGGTCCAAGCAGTGGTTCGGCGCGGGGATCTTCGCGGAGGGGAGCGAGGAGGCGTCGGTGGACGTGTTCAAGAAGCTGGAGAAGCGCAAGGTGCTGAGCACCGTCGAGAAGGCAGGGCTGCTGTCCAAGGCGGAGGAGCTCGGCGTCACGCTCTCCTCGCTGGAGAAGCTCGGACTGCTCTCCAAGGCCGAGGACCTGGGACTCCTCAGCCTCGTCGAGAGCGCAGCCACAGTGTCCCCGGCCGTGCTCGCATCGCTGTCGCTGCCGCTGCTCGTCGCCTCCATAGCCACGGTCGTCTTCGTGCCGGACGACTCCACCCTGCTCGTAACGGTCCAGACGGTCGTTGCTACGTTGTTCGCGGCCGTCTCTGCTGGGCTGTTCGTCGGCTCTGTCGTGCTCGATGGACTGCAGGACGATTAA